In Leifsonia sp. ZF2019, a genomic segment contains:
- a CDS encoding MFS transporter: protein MSDAAVASTRLSPDQRNAFAASLLGWMMDAFDYFIIVLVYADIGAEFGVPLEQMAFLTTITLVMRPVGAYLFGLWADRVGRRIPLIADVCFYSVVGFLCAFAPNFTVLFILRLLYGIGMGGEWGLGAALTMEKVPRTRRGLYSGILQAGYSAGYLLAALAFLLVHSVFGLSWRWLFALSILPALISLIIRSRVRESEVWETTRDKLRASGSSIRRVFFDGKVLRRFVYLVLLMAAFNWMSHGTQDIYPTFLKATDNGGAGLDAAAAGWIAVVYNVGAIIGCIVLGSLSDRWGRRATIILGAALTLPIIPIFAFSTTAGMLCLGSALIQFTTQGAWGAIPAHLNEMSPNAIRGFYPGVTYQLGNVIAAFNLPIQQALAPQWGYPWAMASTVGMAAVAVILLTAFGKQAHAVSFTAESAQEAPAAG from the coding sequence GTGTCCGACGCCGCCGTCGCCTCCACGCGCCTGAGCCCCGATCAGCGCAACGCGTTCGCCGCGTCCCTGCTGGGCTGGATGATGGACGCCTTCGACTACTTCATCATCGTGCTCGTCTACGCCGACATCGGCGCCGAATTCGGTGTCCCGCTCGAGCAGATGGCCTTCCTGACCACCATCACGCTCGTCATGCGGCCGGTCGGCGCGTACCTCTTCGGCCTGTGGGCCGACCGGGTCGGGCGGCGCATCCCGCTGATCGCCGACGTCTGCTTCTACTCGGTGGTCGGCTTCCTCTGCGCGTTCGCGCCGAACTTCACGGTGCTGTTCATCCTTCGCCTGCTGTACGGCATCGGGATGGGCGGCGAGTGGGGACTCGGCGCCGCCCTCACGATGGAGAAGGTCCCGCGCACCCGGCGCGGACTGTACTCGGGAATCCTCCAGGCCGGCTACTCGGCCGGGTACCTGCTCGCCGCGCTCGCGTTCCTGCTGGTCCACTCCGTCTTCGGTCTGAGCTGGCGCTGGCTCTTCGCGCTCAGCATCCTGCCGGCGCTCATCTCCCTCATCATCCGGTCGCGGGTGCGCGAGTCCGAGGTGTGGGAGACGACGCGTGACAAGCTGCGGGCGAGCGGGAGCTCGATCCGCCGGGTGTTCTTCGACGGGAAGGTGCTTCGCCGGTTCGTCTACCTCGTGCTCCTGATGGCGGCCTTCAACTGGATGAGTCACGGCACGCAGGACATCTACCCGACCTTCCTCAAAGCGACCGACAACGGCGGGGCGGGCCTGGATGCCGCGGCGGCCGGGTGGATCGCCGTCGTGTACAACGTGGGTGCGATCATCGGGTGCATCGTGCTCGGCTCGCTGTCGGATCGCTGGGGGCGCAGGGCGACCATCATTCTCGGGGCAGCGCTGACGCTCCCGATCATCCCGATCTTCGCGTTCTCGACGACGGCCGGGATGCTGTGCCTGGGCTCCGCGCTCATCCAGTTCACGACGCAGGGGGCGTGGGGTGCGATCCCGGCGCACCTCAACGAGATGTCGCCGAACGCGATCCGCGGCTTCTACCCGGGCGTGACGTACCAGCTGGGCAATGTCATCGCGGCCTTCAACCTGCCGATCCAGCAGGCGCTCGCGCCGCAGTGGGGCTACCCGTGGGCGATGGCCTCCACCGTCGGGATGGCGGCGGTCGCGGTCATCCTGCTCACGGCATTCGGCAAACAGGCCCACGCCGTCTCGTTCACCGCCGAGAGTGCGCAGGAGGCCCCGGCGGCCGGGTGA
- a CDS encoding dihydrodipicolinate synthase family protein produces the protein MTTAADVAVRAVPLLNSDGTTSATDLRAPDAAERPEAPLRSRVAYAAAHVIPKPWADNVPGAPAEIDWDATLAFRRHVYGWGLGVADAMDTAQRNMGLDASATRELITRSAAEARAVGGSVVAGVNTDHVDEPVIPLGAVIDAYVEQLHFTEDAGAGVVLMASRHLARAAQSPADYERVYREVLAAAGAPVVLHWLGEAFDPALAGYFGDADTVLRIIEAGGDKVAGIKMSLLDADAEVALRSRLPEGVRMFTGDDFNYVGLIEGDGDVHSDALLGAFAALAPSASAAIRALDAGDAARYRSILGPTEALSRQIFAAPTYYYKTGVAFLSWLNGHQDSFTMVGGLHAARSLPHLSEIVRLAAACGALERPDLAAQRWTDLLHLNGVDA, from the coding sequence ATGACGACCGCCGCCGACGTCGCCGTGCGCGCCGTCCCCCTTCTGAACTCCGACGGCACGACCTCCGCCACCGACCTCCGCGCCCCGGACGCCGCCGAGCGCCCAGAGGCCCCGCTGCGTTCGCGAGTCGCCTACGCGGCCGCACACGTCATCCCGAAGCCGTGGGCCGACAACGTGCCCGGCGCGCCCGCCGAGATCGACTGGGACGCGACGCTCGCCTTCCGCCGTCACGTCTACGGCTGGGGCCTCGGCGTCGCGGACGCGATGGACACCGCCCAGCGCAACATGGGCCTGGATGCGTCGGCGACGCGCGAGCTCATCACGCGCAGTGCGGCCGAGGCGCGCGCCGTCGGCGGCTCCGTCGTCGCGGGCGTGAACACCGACCACGTGGACGAGCCGGTCATCCCGCTCGGCGCCGTGATCGACGCCTATGTCGAGCAGTTGCACTTCACCGAGGATGCGGGGGCCGGTGTCGTGCTCATGGCGAGTCGCCACCTCGCCCGCGCCGCGCAGTCCCCGGCAGACTACGAGCGCGTGTACCGCGAGGTGCTCGCCGCGGCCGGCGCCCCCGTCGTGCTGCACTGGCTCGGCGAGGCGTTCGATCCGGCGCTCGCGGGCTACTTCGGCGACGCGGACACCGTGCTGCGCATCATCGAGGCCGGCGGCGACAAGGTCGCGGGCATCAAGATGAGCCTCCTCGACGCCGACGCCGAGGTCGCGCTGCGCTCCCGCCTGCCCGAGGGCGTGCGGATGTTCACCGGAGACGACTTCAACTACGTCGGCCTGATCGAGGGCGACGGCGACGTGCACTCGGACGCGCTGCTCGGCGCGTTCGCGGCTCTTGCCCCGAGCGCGTCCGCCGCGATCCGTGCTCTCGACGCCGGGGATGCGGCCCGCTACCGGAGCATCCTCGGCCCGACAGAGGCACTCTCCCGGCAGATCTTCGCGGCGCCGACCTACTACTACAAGACCGGCGTCGCGTTCCTCTCCTGGCTCAACGGCCACCAGGACTCCTTCACGATGGTGGGCGGCCTCCACGCGGCGCGCAGCCTCCCGCACCTGTCGGAGATCGTGCGGCTGGCGGCGGCGTGCGGCGCCCTCGAACGGCCGGACCTGGCCGCGCAGCGCTGGACCGACCTCCTGCACCTGAACGGGGTGGACGCGTGA
- a CDS encoding LacI family DNA-binding transcriptional regulator — MSENAPTLSDVAAHAGVSLATASRALNGSARKVNPELQERVLASARHLGYSANVQAQAVARGTSNLVALVVGDIADPYFAAISSGVVRVADERGLVVTITATGPYAGPDSTAREEAALDALRGQRPRAVVLAGSRVADAETRVGDPDRVAVIGSGAPGLRTVDVDNRGGAAALATSLRGLGYADVAILAGPGELITVRDRVEGFRSVVPSATVVHAAFTREGGHRAMTELLASGARPDGVFAVSDVMAIGAMAALREAGIAPGADIGVAGFDDIPLVADVTPALTSVSLPLADLGARALELALADEAAPAAPVPAEVRLRASTPRR; from the coding sequence GTGAGCGAGAACGCCCCCACCCTGTCCGATGTCGCCGCGCACGCGGGGGTCTCGCTCGCGACCGCGTCCCGCGCCCTCAACGGCAGCGCGCGCAAGGTGAACCCGGAGCTGCAGGAGCGCGTCCTCGCCTCCGCCCGGCACCTCGGTTACAGCGCCAACGTGCAGGCGCAGGCCGTCGCCCGGGGCACCAGCAACCTCGTCGCGCTCGTGGTGGGCGACATCGCCGACCCGTACTTCGCCGCCATCTCGTCCGGTGTCGTCCGGGTGGCGGACGAGCGCGGGCTGGTGGTGACGATCACCGCGACCGGTCCCTACGCGGGCCCGGACTCGACGGCGCGCGAGGAGGCCGCGCTCGACGCTCTGCGCGGACAGCGACCGCGTGCCGTCGTCCTCGCCGGCAGTCGCGTCGCGGATGCGGAGACGCGGGTCGGCGACCCCGACCGCGTGGCCGTCATCGGGTCCGGTGCGCCCGGGCTTCGGACCGTCGACGTGGACAACCGCGGCGGTGCGGCGGCGCTCGCGACATCGCTGCGCGGGCTCGGCTACGCGGATGTCGCCATCCTCGCCGGCCCGGGGGAGCTCATCACGGTGCGCGACCGTGTCGAGGGCTTCCGCTCGGTGGTCCCCTCCGCCACGGTCGTGCACGCCGCTTTCACGCGCGAGGGCGGCCACCGGGCCATGACGGAGCTGCTCGCGTCGGGCGCTCGGCCCGACGGCGTCTTCGCCGTCAGCGACGTCATGGCCATCGGGGCGATGGCCGCGCTGCGGGAGGCCGGGATTGCGCCCGGTGCCGACATCGGCGTCGCGGGCTTCGACGACATCCCCCTCGTGGCGGACGTGACGCCAGCCCTCACCTCCGTGTCCCTGCCGCTCGCGGACCTCGGCGCCCGCGCGCTCGAGCTGGCCCTCGCCGACGAGGCCGCTCCCGCGGCGCCCGTCCCCGCCGAGGTCCGCCTCCGCGCCTCCACCCCGCGCCGCTGA
- a CDS encoding sugar phosphate isomerase/epimerase family protein, translating to MNAPGGAVPPRLSINQATIKYASLADALRITADAGVEAIGLWREPVAEVGLAEAERMVGGSGLRVSSLCRGGFFTVPEGPDRRAALDENRRAIEETAALAAAGAPGSAPVLVLVAGGLPAGSTDLVGARARVADALSELEPDARAAGVTLAIEPLHPMYAADRAVVSTLGQALDLAEPFPTASVGVVVDTFHIWWDPQVLDQIARAGAAGRIASYQVCDFLTPIPADALLARGMMGDGHVDFASLTGAVDAAGYAGDVEVEIFNAEIWAADPVEVVDRTVRAFERSVPARDAPARSR from the coding sequence GTGAACGCTCCCGGGGGCGCCGTGCCGCCGCGGCTGTCGATCAACCAGGCGACCATCAAATACGCGAGCCTGGCCGACGCCCTGCGGATCACGGCGGACGCGGGCGTCGAAGCGATCGGCCTGTGGCGAGAACCGGTGGCGGAGGTGGGGCTCGCGGAGGCGGAGCGGATGGTCGGCGGCAGCGGCCTCCGCGTGTCGAGCCTCTGCCGGGGCGGGTTCTTCACCGTGCCCGAGGGCCCGGACCGGCGTGCCGCCCTGGACGAGAACCGCCGCGCGATCGAGGAGACGGCGGCGCTCGCCGCGGCCGGCGCTCCCGGATCCGCCCCGGTGCTCGTGCTCGTCGCCGGCGGCCTTCCCGCCGGGTCGACCGACCTCGTCGGCGCACGCGCCCGCGTCGCCGACGCGCTCTCCGAGCTCGAGCCCGACGCCCGCGCCGCCGGGGTGACTCTCGCGATCGAGCCGCTGCACCCGATGTACGCGGCCGATCGTGCGGTCGTCTCGACGCTCGGCCAGGCGCTCGACCTCGCCGAGCCGTTTCCGACGGCCTCCGTCGGCGTGGTGGTGGACACGTTCCACATCTGGTGGGACCCGCAGGTGCTCGACCAGATCGCGCGCGCCGGGGCGGCGGGACGCATCGCGAGCTACCAGGTCTGCGACTTCCTCACGCCGATCCCTGCGGACGCCCTCCTCGCCCGCGGAATGATGGGGGACGGTCACGTCGACTTCGCCTCGCTCACCGGGGCCGTGGACGCCGCGGGCTACGCGGGCGATGTCGAAGTCGAGATCTTCAACGCCGAGATCTGGGCGGCCGACCCCGTGGAGGTCGTCGACCGCACCGTGCGGGCGTTCGAGCGCAGCGTCCCGGCGCGGGATGCGCCGGCGCGATCGCGGTGA
- a CDS encoding BadF/BadG/BcrA/BcrD ATPase family protein produces MTGAELIVGLDAGGTKLGVRAEALDGSRVVDVALPAEEWSASPAGDAARWLHARIRRVLPEGSTVAALGVGAQGLDTEEHARELQEELGGLGYRAAVVNDAQLLVPAAGLQSGIGVIAGTGSIAVGSDASGRTLFAGGWGWVLGDEGGAPAIVREATVAALRADDEGAPDDGLLSALVRAFGVDAAPALARAVNDDPTPENWGPRAVAVFAAADAGSVLAVGVIESAGQNLAALVDRLVARGAAGSDVVVAGSVFVHQPRLLAAFTRALDATRPGLAVVPLTDAPVAGAVELARRLVA; encoded by the coding sequence GTGACGGGGGCGGAATTGATCGTGGGCTTGGATGCCGGAGGCACCAAGCTCGGCGTGCGCGCGGAGGCCCTTGACGGCTCGCGCGTCGTCGACGTCGCCCTGCCGGCGGAGGAATGGAGCGCTTCGCCGGCGGGCGATGCCGCTCGGTGGTTGCACGCGCGCATCCGGCGCGTGCTCCCCGAGGGCTCGACCGTCGCCGCTCTCGGGGTCGGCGCCCAGGGGCTCGATACCGAGGAGCACGCCCGCGAGCTGCAGGAGGAGCTCGGCGGGCTCGGCTACCGGGCCGCCGTGGTGAACGACGCCCAGCTGCTCGTCCCGGCCGCCGGGTTGCAGTCCGGCATCGGTGTGATCGCGGGCACGGGCTCCATCGCGGTCGGCTCCGACGCGTCCGGTCGCACCCTCTTCGCCGGGGGATGGGGCTGGGTGCTCGGCGACGAGGGCGGGGCGCCCGCCATCGTGCGCGAAGCCACCGTCGCCGCCCTGCGCGCGGACGACGAAGGCGCCCCGGACGACGGACTGCTCTCCGCGCTCGTGCGCGCCTTCGGGGTCGACGCGGCTCCGGCGCTGGCGCGCGCCGTGAACGACGATCCGACGCCCGAGAACTGGGGGCCGCGCGCGGTCGCCGTGTTCGCCGCGGCGGATGCGGGCTCGGTGCTGGCGGTCGGCGTGATCGAGAGCGCCGGGCAGAACCTTGCCGCTCTGGTGGACCGCCTCGTCGCGCGCGGCGCTGCGGGGTCCGACGTCGTCGTGGCCGGGAGCGTCTTCGTGCACCAGCCGCGGCTCCTCGCCGCTTTCACGCGAGCCCTCGACGCGACCCGGCCGGGACTCGCCGTCGTGCCGTTGACGGACGCCCCGGTCGCCGGAGCCGTCGAGCTGGCGCGCCGCCTGGTCGCCTGA
- a CDS encoding glycerate kinase, with amino-acid sequence MTVVIAPDSFKGSASAAEVAAALAAGWAEVRPGDEVVLAPTADGGEGTSDAFAAAVPGSVRHPVRVLGPSGDLVDASWLELPDGSAVVELAETSGLGLLRAPAPFDAHTIGFGQAIAAAVDAGTTSLLLAIGGSASTDGGAGVLTALGARLLDGAGTDIAPGNRGLAALVRADLTGMRPLPPGGARILSDVTNPLLGPRGAAAVFGPQKGANPQDVLQLDAGLARFAEVLDAAAVPGARASGRLSDVGRGDAGVRAREVSADDRGTGAAGGTGFGLRIWGADMTAGAPAVADALGLPARIASADLVITGEGRYDSQSASGKAPEHVAELARRAGVPVLLAAGAIAAEPTGFADTVALADLAGGSAAAIADPLRWARAAGAALASRT; translated from the coding sequence CTGACCGTCGTCATCGCCCCCGACTCGTTCAAGGGCTCCGCGTCGGCCGCCGAGGTCGCCGCGGCGCTCGCCGCCGGATGGGCGGAGGTGCGGCCCGGTGACGAGGTCGTCCTCGCTCCGACCGCGGACGGAGGCGAGGGGACGTCGGACGCGTTCGCCGCGGCCGTCCCCGGCTCCGTCCGACACCCGGTGCGCGTGCTCGGCCCGTCCGGCGACCTCGTGGACGCCTCCTGGCTGGAGCTGCCCGACGGCAGCGCCGTGGTCGAGCTCGCCGAGACCAGCGGCCTCGGGCTGCTGCGCGCTCCCGCGCCGTTCGACGCCCACACGATCGGGTTCGGCCAGGCGATCGCCGCCGCCGTGGACGCGGGCACCACCTCCCTGCTGCTGGCGATCGGCGGCAGCGCCTCGACCGACGGGGGAGCGGGGGTGCTCACGGCCCTCGGCGCCCGCCTCCTCGACGGTGCGGGGACGGACATCGCCCCCGGCAACCGCGGCCTGGCCGCCCTGGTGCGCGCGGACCTGACCGGGATGCGTCCGCTTCCTCCCGGCGGCGCGCGCATCCTCAGCGACGTCACGAACCCGCTGCTCGGTCCGCGGGGTGCAGCCGCGGTCTTCGGCCCGCAGAAGGGTGCGAACCCGCAGGACGTCCTGCAGCTCGATGCGGGGCTGGCGAGGTTCGCGGAGGTGCTCGACGCGGCAGCGGTGCCGGGTGCGCGTGCGAGTGGCCGGCTGAGCGATGTCGGCCGCGGCGACGCCGGGGTCCGTGCGAGGGAGGTCTCGGCCGACGACCGGGGCACCGGCGCGGCGGGCGGCACCGGTTTCGGCCTCCGCATCTGGGGCGCCGACATGACCGCGGGAGCGCCGGCCGTCGCGGACGCGCTCGGCCTGCCCGCGCGCATCGCCTCTGCCGACCTCGTCATCACGGGCGAGGGACGCTACGACAGCCAGTCCGCGTCCGGCAAGGCGCCCGAGCATGTGGCCGAGCTGGCGCGCCGCGCCGGTGTCCCCGTGCTGCTCGCGGCCGGTGCGATCGCCGCCGAACCGACCGGCTTCGCCGACACGGTCGCGCTCGCCGACCTCGCCGGGGGCTCCGCCGCCGCGATCGCGGACCCGCTCCGCTGGGCCCGTGCCGCCGGCGCCGCGCTCGCCTCCCGCACCTGA
- a CDS encoding Gfo/Idh/MocA family protein has protein sequence MSSIGIIMNGVSGRMGYRQHLVRSILAIREQGGVLLSDGTRVQVEPILVGRSEEKLAELARRHGIEHYTTDLDAALADDRWQIYADFLVTKARSTAIRRAIAAGKAIYTEKPTAESFEEALELARLAEEAGIKNGVVHDKLYLPGMRKLKRLIDSGFFGRILSVRGEFGYWVFEGDWQAAQRPSWNYRAEDGGGIVVDMFPHWSYVLENLFGRVESVYAQAVTEIPERVDEQGHPYAATADDAAYAIFQLAGGVTAQLNSSWTTRVNRDELVEFQVDGTHGSAVVGLFGCKIQPRNATPKPVWNPDLADEHDYDGDWIESPANEVFENGFKTQWEEFLRHVLEDAPNRFDFLAGARGVQLAEEGLRSSREGRRIDLAPVRLPEVAR, from the coding sequence GTGTCGTCGATCGGCATCATCATGAACGGCGTCTCCGGGCGCATGGGCTACCGGCAGCACCTGGTGCGGTCGATCCTCGCCATCCGGGAACAGGGCGGCGTGCTGCTCTCCGACGGCACGCGCGTGCAGGTCGAGCCGATCCTGGTCGGGCGCAGCGAGGAGAAGCTGGCCGAGCTGGCGCGGCGCCACGGCATCGAGCACTACACGACCGACCTCGACGCGGCATTGGCGGACGACCGCTGGCAGATCTACGCCGACTTCCTCGTCACCAAGGCGCGCAGCACGGCGATCCGCAGGGCCATCGCGGCAGGCAAGGCGATCTACACCGAGAAGCCGACCGCCGAGTCGTTCGAGGAGGCGCTCGAGCTCGCCCGCCTGGCCGAGGAGGCCGGCATCAAGAACGGCGTCGTGCACGACAAGCTCTACCTGCCCGGGATGCGCAAGCTCAAGCGCCTCATCGACTCCGGCTTCTTCGGCCGCATCCTTTCGGTGCGCGGCGAGTTCGGATATTGGGTGTTCGAGGGCGACTGGCAGGCGGCGCAGCGCCCCAGCTGGAACTACCGCGCGGAAGACGGCGGCGGCATCGTCGTCGACATGTTCCCGCACTGGAGCTACGTGCTCGAGAACCTCTTCGGCCGGGTGGAGTCGGTGTACGCGCAGGCGGTCACCGAGATCCCCGAGCGCGTCGACGAGCAGGGCCACCCGTATGCCGCGACCGCGGATGACGCCGCCTACGCGATCTTCCAGCTCGCCGGCGGCGTGACCGCGCAGCTCAACTCCAGCTGGACGACGCGCGTGAACCGCGACGAGCTGGTCGAGTTCCAGGTGGACGGTACCCACGGCAGCGCGGTCGTCGGCCTGTTCGGCTGCAAGATCCAGCCGCGCAACGCGACGCCCAAGCCGGTCTGGAACCCCGACCTCGCCGACGAGCACGACTACGACGGCGATTGGATCGAGTCCCCGGCCAACGAGGTGTTCGAGAACGGCTTCAAGACGCAGTGGGAGGAGTTCCTCCGCCACGTGCTCGAGGACGCCCCCAACCGCTTCGACTTCCTCGCCGGCGCCCGCGGCGTGCAGCTGGCCGAGGAGGGACTGCGTTCGTCGCGCGAGGGCCGCCGCATCGACCTCGCCCCGGTGCGCTTGCCCGAGGTGGCCCGATGA
- a CDS encoding ThuA domain-containing protein: MRALILTGSGRYADPWHPFAETSARLADVLRGQGLDMEISGEVDARMAALVARERDPDLLVLNIGDPAHTGTPDPEAEAAGREGLLAHLGRGRPLLVSHVSSTSLRGVPEWEAILGGVWVRGTTFHPDYGRATILVHPERDEIVAGLDDFTVDDERYTDLRVDPAVVALASHAHDGREHPLMWTRRYGDAKVFYDALGHDAASYDAPTHREILARATGWLLS, from the coding sequence ATGCGCGCGCTCATCCTGACCGGCTCCGGCCGCTACGCCGACCCCTGGCACCCCTTTGCCGAGACGTCGGCCCGACTGGCCGACGTCCTGCGCGGGCAGGGCCTGGACATGGAGATTTCGGGCGAGGTCGACGCGCGCATGGCCGCCCTCGTCGCCCGCGAGCGCGACCCCGACCTCCTGGTGCTCAACATCGGGGACCCCGCGCACACCGGCACCCCGGACCCCGAAGCGGAAGCCGCGGGACGCGAGGGGCTGCTCGCCCACCTGGGCCGCGGGCGGCCGCTGCTCGTCTCGCACGTCAGCTCGACGTCGCTGCGGGGCGTGCCCGAGTGGGAGGCGATCCTCGGCGGGGTGTGGGTGCGCGGCACGACGTTCCACCCGGACTACGGGCGCGCGACGATCCTGGTGCATCCGGAGCGGGACGAGATCGTCGCCGGGCTGGACGACTTCACCGTCGACGACGAGCGGTACACCGATCTCCGCGTCGATCCCGCGGTCGTCGCCCTGGCCTCCCACGCGCACGACGGTCGGGAGCATCCCCTGATGTGGACGCGGCGGTACGGCGACGCGAAAGTCTTCTACGACGCCCTCGGTCACGACGCGGCGTCGTACGACGCGCCGACCCACCGCGAGATCCTCGCCCGCGCCACCGGCTGGCTCCTCTCCTGA
- the aldh gene encoding aldehyde dehydrogenase AldH, with translation MAIATVNPATGETLTTFEPHTPEQLEGILAAAEAAYRQLAATTFEERAAWMHAAADLLDAELDEVAALVTTEMGKTIGTAKYEVAKSARGMRWYADHAAMYLADEHPVAAGDVGASAVSVRYQPIGTVLAVMPWNYPFWQVVRFAAPALMAGNTGILKHASSVPQSALYLGSLFERAGFPAGAFQTVLVEGGAVAPLIDDRRIRAVTLTGSVGAGSAVAEAAGRNIKKSVLELGGTDVFVVMPSADIAAAATAGVNARVQNSGQSCIAAKRYYVHADVYDAFEEAFVAGMRAQVTGDPFDEATSFGPLATEQVRRDTHELVADAIAKGATVLTGGELPDGPGWFYPATVLRDVTPEMRIFREECFGPVACLYAVSSAEEAIERSNDSEFGLSSSVWTNDDAEADAFQNGIDAGGVFVNGLTASFPQLPFGGVKDSGYGRELSALGIREFTNVKTVWRA, from the coding sequence ATGGCCATCGCCACCGTCAATCCCGCCACCGGCGAGACCCTCACGACCTTCGAGCCGCACACGCCCGAGCAGCTGGAGGGGATCCTCGCCGCTGCGGAGGCCGCCTACCGGCAACTCGCCGCGACCACGTTCGAGGAGCGCGCCGCGTGGATGCACGCCGCCGCGGACCTCCTGGATGCCGAGCTCGACGAGGTCGCCGCCCTCGTGACCACCGAGATGGGCAAGACCATCGGAACCGCGAAGTACGAGGTCGCCAAGTCGGCCCGCGGCATGCGGTGGTACGCCGACCACGCCGCCATGTACCTGGCCGACGAGCACCCCGTCGCCGCGGGGGATGTCGGGGCGTCCGCCGTGAGCGTGCGTTACCAGCCGATCGGCACCGTGCTCGCGGTGATGCCGTGGAACTACCCCTTCTGGCAGGTCGTCCGGTTCGCCGCGCCCGCACTCATGGCCGGCAACACCGGCATCCTGAAGCACGCGTCGAGCGTGCCGCAGAGCGCCCTCTACCTGGGCTCGCTGTTCGAGCGCGCCGGATTCCCGGCGGGTGCGTTCCAGACGGTGCTGGTCGAGGGCGGTGCGGTCGCTCCGTTGATCGACGACCGCCGCATCCGCGCCGTGACCCTGACCGGTTCCGTGGGCGCGGGGTCCGCAGTGGCGGAGGCGGCCGGGCGCAACATCAAGAAGTCGGTGCTCGAGCTCGGCGGCACGGACGTCTTCGTCGTCATGCCGTCCGCCGATATCGCGGCCGCCGCGACGGCGGGAGTGAACGCGCGCGTCCAGAACTCCGGGCAGAGCTGCATCGCGGCCAAGCGCTACTACGTGCACGCCGACGTCTACGACGCTTTCGAGGAGGCCTTCGTCGCCGGGATGCGCGCCCAGGTGACGGGAGACCCGTTCGACGAGGCGACCTCTTTCGGTCCGCTCGCGACCGAGCAGGTGCGCCGCGACACGCACGAACTGGTGGCCGACGCCATCGCCAAGGGCGCGACCGTGCTGACGGGTGGCGAGCTGCCGGACGGCCCCGGCTGGTTCTACCCGGCGACGGTGCTGCGCGACGTGACCCCCGAGATGCGCATCTTCCGCGAAGAGTGCTTCGGGCCGGTCGCCTGCCTGTACGCGGTCTCCTCTGCCGAGGAGGCGATCGAGCGCTCCAACGACTCCGAGTTCGGCCTCAGCTCGAGCGTCTGGACGAACGACGACGCCGAGGCCGACGCCTTCCAGAACGGCATCGACGCGGGCGGCGTCTTCGTCAACGGGCTGACGGCCTCGTTCCCGCAGCTGCCGTTCGGCGGAGTGAAGGACTCCGGCTACGGCCGCGAGCTGTCCGCGCTGGGCATTCGCGAGTTCACCAACGTGAAGACGGTCTGGCGGGCGTGA